Part of the Halobacteriovoraceae bacterium genome is shown below.
CAGGAAATGTGACTTCAATCGTTTTCTTTTCGCCCTTTTTCATTCCTACCATTTGCTCTTCAAAACCTGGAATGAATTGTCCAGATCCGATTTCTAATTGAAAATCACTCCCTTTCATATTGTCTGGCCTTGAACCATCTTGTAACTCCCCTTCGAAGTTCATGATTGCAAAAAGCCCATTTTGTAATTCTCTAGATTCATCATCAATTTCTTTGATTTCAGCTTTTTGTTGCACATGTGATTTTTTAGAAGTTTCAACCTCTTCATCAGTCACTTCAACATTATCTTTTTTTACTTCAATAGATGAAAAATCTTTGATTTCAACATTGGGGAAGATTTCAACAATTGCGTCAAAATTAATGCTTTCACCTTTTTCGTAATTCAAATTCTCAAATGATGGATAACCTACTGGAGTTAATTTTTCCTCATTTATGGCCTGATAAAATTCTTTTTGGACAAATCTATTTAAGGCATCATTTTCAACTTGTGGGCCATAGAGTTTTTTAATCATGTCTATAGGGGCCTTACCTTTTCTAAAACCTTTTAAATTTGAAGCTTTTCTTTTTTCTTTTAAAGCTGCTTCGATCTCTCCAGAAAGATCAAATTCTTCAAACTTGAAAGAGATTTTTTTTGTGCACCCATTAACATTTTCAACAGTATAAGACATATCCACACCTACATTCCTTATCTATGATACCTGTACGGTTCTTTTGAAATTTACAATGGGTGGAAGCTATTACGGGGTGGGCCAACTGTCAAGAGTTCCACAATTGTAAAGGGACAAATCAATAACTTACATTAACCAAGTAGAGGCCTTGTGGTTGTGCAATGGGAGCACAATGACCTATTTTTTCGACATTGATATAATGCATCAATTCTTCAAGTTCTAATTTTCCTCTCCCTACAGAAATGATGGCCCCACTAATTGCGCGTACCATTTGCTTAAGAAAGCCGTTTCCTTCAAATTCTAAACTGATTACAGAAAGTTTTTTATCAAGATCTATTGGATGACAATATTCTATTTCTCCAACTTTTACACTGTATATCGTTCGTAGAGTAGACTTTACCGGTGTCCCTGTGCATTGGAAATTTCTAAAATCATGTTCACCTTTAAAACACTCACAAGCGAGTTTTAAGAGTTCGAAATCAAGTTTGTAATTTATATGAGTAAGGTAGTGATTATAGAATGGATCTACACTCCCACTGTATAACATATATCGATAGAGCTTCTTTTTTGCTTGGAAGATTGGATGAAACTCTTCATTCGAATCACAAACACTCAAAACCTGTATATCATCTGGAAGGAGTGAATTTAGAGCTTTTAATAAAGCAATATCTTCAATGAAAAATGGCACTTGAATACGTACGATTTGTCCTAGGGCGTGAACTTTTGCATCCGTACGGCCTGACCCGATACTTTTGACTGTATCAGTTTTAAATATACAACATAGCACTCGGTCTAACTCTCCCTGTATGGTTGGACAATCAGGTTGATTTTGCCATCCAAAATAATTTTGCCCATTGTAAGAAATGCATAATTTTTTAAAAAATTTCATAAGGGAGTATATATACTAAAGATACTCAAAGGAAAAACCAATGCCGTATGACATTCCTTTAACTGAAAGATTTTCATTCTTAAAACCATTATAAACATTCATTCGAGCAATTAAATTGAGAAACATACCAGTAATGTCAAACTGATCATACATTTTCTGTCCATCATTTACCCAAATTTTATTTAAATTGATTTTAAATCTCCCTTCTGCATAATAACCTGTGCCGATTTGCTTGTAGGTCTTATCTGAGTCTTCATCATCTAAATCTGTTCTATTTTGCCAAACTCCAAGAGCACTAGCACCACCAACAAACGAGAGTTTTAACCAATTGTAAAGAGGGAGTTCGACACCAAGACCAATATCAAGTGGTAGAGTCCACAGAAATAGGCTTGTTCTGCTACTTACAGTACTTGCAGAATCTGCAAATCGAGCATGACCTTTATTGTATCCTAGTCCCATTTGTACATTTAAAGTCATCTCAATATATGAACGAAAAAGAAAATAATCAAAGCCGAATTTAAGCATGGCCGGAAACTCTGGATCAGAGGCGTCTTCGCGAAAAACCTTGTTGAAAAGATCATTGGTTGAGGTGTAATCGAAAGTATCTTTAAATAAAGAGAAACTAAAAATTTTGCTTCCTGAATATTCGTATTCAGCATAGAGTTTTCTATTGTTAATCGTTGGATAATTTGAATTTGTATTTATAACACCAGGAGGAAGTACTCCAATTTGTTTTTTTGATTTTGGATTTTTAATAATTTTTTCTGATTCTTCTTTGCCAAGTTGATTTGTAACAGAAGCATCTTTATTGATCTTGGGGTAATTTTTTATCTCTTTAGTTTTGGAAGGGTCGAAATTCTTGTACATCCTATCAAATACAGACGTATCTTTAATTTGTCCGCCAAGATATTGATCGGCAAAGCTAACTGCAGGAATGGCGAAAAATAATATTAGATAAAATCTAGTTTTCCCATCTAAGTACATCTGATAATTCACCTCTGTGAAATAAAAAATAAATCACACTTCCAACTACATATAAATTTATAAATAGTATGAAAGTGAATGTTTCATAAATCGCAGTGAGACACATTACAAACAAGATTATTGCAAAGGTCTGCTTTTTATGTTTTCGCACCCATTCTGAATTCTTAAATGATGGAAATGGGAAGCTTGTAATCATTAATATAGAATATATAAATACATAGATTGCAACCGGAATGTTATATTTTAGTAAAATTGGAAATTCGGTAGTTAAAAGTACAAGACCTATAATGGCAATAGCTGCTGATGGTATGGGAAGACCTTGAAAATAATTTGAATCTACTTTTGATATATTGGCATTGAATCTTGCAAGCCTCAATGCTCCGCATAGCAAGTATATAAATGCCACCAGTATTCCAATGCGTCCAAGCGGTTTTAGAAATTGGTGATAAATTATTAGTGAAGGTGCTACTCCAAATGAGATTACATCAGAGATTGAATCAAATTCTTCTCCAAAGTGGGATTGAGTACCGGTAAGTCTAGCGATACGGCCGTCAACACTATCAAAAATACTACCAAGGATAAGTATGATTGATGCATAATAATACGAACCTTTAAGTCCCAAAAGAATGGACATAAACCCACAGGCCATATTTAGTGCTGTAAAAATATTAGGTAGGAAAAATACAAGTTTTGATTTTTTGGTTCTAGAATCTTGATCGGCCAATTCTTCCGATGGACTATTCATAATTATTCCTTATTCTAATGATCCTTTCCTATTGGCCAAAATGGTTTCAGTAGATTTAACCCACTCACCCTGTTGCACAATTATCTCATAATTCACAGGAATGTATATTAGGACAGATCCGCCCAATGGAAAAAAGCCTAAGTTTGCTTGTCGGTTTCCCCTATCTCCAGGCAATGACCAAACTTGCGCAGCTCCACCAAAAGGGCATTGGACAAATTGTAATGCAAAATACTCAGAAAATTTGTTTAAAAAACGAACATATTGCCCATTGGTACGATTATCTCCTTCTAAAGTTATTTTGAAAAATCCAGACCTAAAGACTTTTGTAGGAAATGGGGTGTCCCGCCTATCGAAAACCTCTGCACTCATGGGTAGATAGATGCCACTATTTTGCCCCCAATAATTAGCGATTCGAATGACTTGGTAAGAAACTTTATCATCCTCAATCCTGACATTTTTAGAAATTGATATTATTCGGCCATCTATAGGTGAATAGAAAAAATCTCTTTTGGAAATTAGCGGATCTGTATTGAGTTTTGTATTTTTTTTTCGAAATAAAAAAAGAAAAAGACAATAAAGAGAGAAAACAAATAGAAAGTGAAAGATTGTTAAAAAAAGAAGGCACAGCAAAAAAAGGGCAATAAATTTATAGTGGGTGGTTTTTTTTAAGTAAAACTGAAACATAAAAAGAAGATACCACGTGTTGGCCCTCAGTGAAATTATTATTTAATAGAAGGTTTAAATTCTTCTTCGATATCACGAAAATAATATGGTGATCTACGTAATTTTTGTATGAGAAGCATTTTAAAGAAGTTTTGCGAATTATTTTTGACTAATTCAAAAATACTAGAAGTACTTAAATTATCAAGATTATTGCAAGTAAAAATTTCTAAGTTTGACTTTTGGTACTGGACATAAAATTCTTGTAGATCAGAATGTGCAAAGATCTCTTTATGTTCTTTTCCATCGTTCCAAATGTAGGAAAAGTATTCTTTTTTAAAAGCATTCTCGATCCAGACATAAGAATTTTTTCCGCACAATCTAGGAACTTCAAAATGGTAAAATGAAAATACGTCGATGGACTCATTTTCTAATGTTTTAGCCAGTCCTTCTGAAACTCTCATTCCTGTATATGAACCAGGGCCTGAACAAGTAAACAATGCCTTTATCTCACTCATTTTACAGTTGTGATTTTTAAGAAGTTCGTAAGTTCGTTCATGGAGAGAGTCAGATGTTTTGCGATTTTGGGTTTCTAAGAAATCAATCCACTGAAGGTTTTCGGAAAGAAGTCCAAGTTTAAGTTCATTTGTTGTATCAATGTAAAGATAAATACTCATATCGTTTAAAAAAAGTTGTTGAAATCATTAAATAGTGCCACAAAAGTCAGAACGAGCAGTAAGGACAAACCAAATTGCTGGGCCATCATCATTTTTTTTCTTGATAGAGGTCCTTTATTGATAATTTCACATACAATAAACATTATATGCCCTCCATCCAAGACAGGGATTGGCAATAGGTTAATCATCCCGAGATGAACTGAAATCAATGCCATGATTTGAAAAAAATACGTCAAGCTTATGTGGAAATAATCTGAGGCAACTTTTCCAATGGCCACTGGCCCACCAACTGATTTAATTGACACTTTGCCAGTTACTAAGTTTTTAATCCCTGTAAAAATTTTGGTTGATGATTTCGTTGTTTCTAAAAAAGCACCAGTCAAAGAACCAAAAAAGCCTTTAGGAGGTGTTTTTATTCGATTAGGTTCAACAATTATAGCAGCACTACTAATTCCAAAAACTTTTACGTCTTTGTCCCCTCTTTTTTCAATTATTGGAGTAAGTTTAAAATTAATCATTTTTCCATTACGAATTACTTTTAAATCAACTGGGGAAGAGTCTAATTTTTGAACTCTTTCACTGAAAGATTCGAATCCATAAATTCTTTTTTCGTTGAGAGAGTAGATCAGGTCTCCTCCCTCGATACCGGCAGAGTAAGCAGGATATCCTTTTACAGATCGTTTGATGACGAGATCATTTGTAAAATATTTTTTATCTATAAGCTGTTGTCTTAAGTTTGTTGATTCAAATTCATCAATTTTATTATTGTTTTTATCAAATAATTGAACTTTATTAACATTCTTGAGTTGGGCGTAAAAGGAAATTAATTCAAAAGGAATTTCGTTTCCATTTACTTTTAAAGAATAACTCTCACCTTTTTCATTAAAGATAATAGGAGATATAAAAAAAGCAGGATATTTGGCGAATTCAAATAGAAAATCTTTGCTGCTCATGTTTACTGGAATTTTGATTTCTTCACCAAATCTAATGATCGTCATTGTTTGTATTATTTCTGTACCATCAACTGCAATATCAGTAGGGTAAATTAGCCCATGGCCATTGACCTTATTGATAACATCTCCGGACATAAAACCTTTTTCATATAGTAAAGAATTTTGCTCAATCACACCCAATCGAATTTCTGGAACTTCTTCTCCATTAAAGAGAAGTCCAAAGAAGAGAATATAGGCCAGAATGAAATTTGCAAGAGGTCCACCAAAAACAACCCAAAATCTTTCCCTTTTTGTTTTGTAGGTATAAGCATACTTTCTTTGATCTAATGGAATATTTTCCATTGTAAATGGATCATCTCCATACATTTTAACATATCCACCAAGAGGAATGGCAGAAAACGCGTATTGAGTTTCTGAACGTTTCCACTTAAAAATCTTTGGCCCAAATCCAATTGAGAACACCTCAACTCTAACTCCGAAAAGCCTCGCAAATATAAAATGTCCTAATTCATGAAAGAAGACTAATGGACATAAAAACATAATAAATATTGCGATTCTCTCAACATATACAGGCATCATTTCAATAGTCATGAATTATATCCTTTTCAATTAAGGTTTTACGGATAGTATAAAACCATATGTAAAAAGCGCAAAAAAGGGCGCTACAAACAGTAAACTGTCTATCCTATCATACACCCCACCATGCCCAGGAATCAAAGAAGAACTGTCTTTAATCGAAAACTGACGTTTTATTTTTGATTGGATAAGATCTCCAATTTGAGATAACAGCCCGAAAATACAGTATGTCACAAATAATTGAATATTTGATCTATTAAATGTTAAGAATGTGACAATAAAAGCAGTTAATCCAGATGTAAGCATTCCTCCAATCAGGCCTTCAATTGTCTTATTAGGACTAACTTCTGGCCAAAGTTTTTTATTTCCAAAGTTCTTACCAAAAAACCATGCCCCTGTGTCCATTCCAAAATTAATCATAAAAAGAATTAAAGTTAATTTTCTCCAAACATCAAAATGAAAAATAGTACTCAAAGCTATAAATGAGCTGCTTACGTAAATGCTTGGCGCAATTGGAAACTTTCTAACTAGATCTTCAATAAATGTCTTTTCAATATCTGAAGCAAAAAGATAGATAATAAGTAATAGATTTAAGAAAATTGCAAAATTTATAATATATTGTTTATAAATGTCTTCTGCACCAAAAAAATTAACATAAATAAAACTAACGATTAAAATTAATTGCCCAAAAAAATAACTTTTTGAGAACCTTTGCTTCGCTAAAAAATTCGTATAAAATTCATCGAGTGTAATCATTCCAATAGTTAAAATTAGTCCTAATGTCGCTCCTGATCCCAAGTAGATACAGACTCCTAGTATAGAAACTAACACTAGTGCTGAAATAATTCTAAGCTGAGTATTACTTTTCATTCTAAACTTTTGTTAATTCACTGAGGTCTGTTTTAGTTTTTTTTGCTAATTCTCTTGAAGACAAAAGACCATCGCAAGGCCCAATTGTCCCAAATCTGCGTTCCCTTTGCGAAACATATTGGATAATCTTTCTGAACTCATTTGCTCCGAAATCAGGCCATTGTGTTTCAGTGAAATAAAGTTCACTATAAGCAATTTGCCAAATCAAAAAGTTTGATACTCTTTGATCCCCACCGGTTCGGATGAGTAGATCTATTTCTTTAAGCTCAGGTTGATAAAGATATTTCTGAAGTTGATCTTCTGTAATCAGTTTGTTTGGGTTTTTAACTATAAAACTATTTATAGCATCAATAATTTCTTTTCTTCCACCATAATTAAAAGCAAAAGTCAGCTTCAGTCCGTTAAAGTCTCTTGTGGAATCTTCAAGATCTTTAATTAGCTTTTGGGTTTCAGATGGTAATCTTGAAATATCCCCCATCACTCTAAAACGAATCTGATTTGATAAAATTTTATTGCGTTCTTTATTCAGAAATTTTTTTAATAATTTAAAAAGCGTCGTCACTTCAAGATAGGGCCTGGACCAATTTTCAGTAGAAAATGCATAAAGAGTAAGTGAGTCTAATTTTAGATTGGAGGCCTCTTCAACTATTTCTGTGACAATTGCAGAACCTCTAACATGTCCCCAAACTCTTTCATGAGCACGTGACTGCGCCCATCTACCATTTCCATCCATTATGATAGCTACATGTTTAGGGACTGCAAAATAATTATTCTTATTATCCATTAAACTGTTAAAATCTCTTTTTCTTTAGCGTTAATAATTTCATCGACTTTTTTTATAAAATCATCTGTAATTTTTTGGATTTCTGTCTGTAATTTTTTTGACTCATCCTCTGACACTTCCTTGGCCTTTTCAGCTTTCTTCACTCTTTCATTTTCATCACGTCTTGAGTTTCGAATGGCAACTCTTGCATCCTCTCCAATTTTTTTGACATCCCTAACTTGTTCCTTACGTCTTTCTTCAGTAAGAGCAGGAAAGGGAATTCTAATTAGATTCCCATCATTAGATGGAGTGAGCCCAAGGTTAGCATTTATTATTGATCTCTCAATTTCAGGAATCATCGTTTTGTCAAAGGGTTGAATTTGAAGCAATCTGGCCTCAGGACTACTTACTTGCCCAACTTGGACTATTGGTGTTGCTGAACCATAGTAATCAACTTTTACACCATCAAGAACCGCCGCCGATGCTCGTCCAGTTCTAACCTTAGTCAATTGAAACTTTAAAGAATCAATCGATTTTCCCATGCTTTCATTTAAATCACTTTTAATTTTATCAAGCATTTTCACTTCCCTCTGAAATTAGTTTATTTGTAACTATTGTTCCGATTTTATCTCCAATGACTACTTTCTGCATATTCCCTTGTGCAAACATGTCAAAAACAATGATATCAATACCATTGTCCATACAAAGAGTTATGGCCGTAGAATCCATAACCTTTATCTCTTTGTTTAATACCTCAATGAACTTGAGTTGATCAAACTTTTTAGCATTTTGGTGAATCATTGGATCTCTATCATAAATTCCGTCAACTTTTGTTGCCTTCATTATTACATCTGCGTCAATTTCATTTGCTCTTAGTGCTGCAGCTGTGTCTGTTGTAAAATAAGGATTTCCAGTTCCTGCAGCAAATATAACAACCCTGCGTTTTTCCAAATGCCTTACTGCACGTCTTCTTATATAAGGCTCTGCAATTTCTTTCATTTCAATGGCCGTAAGGACTCTAGTATGTACATCGTACCTTTCCAACCCATCTTGCAAAGCAAGTGCATTAATTACAGTTGCCAGCATCCCCATATGATCAGAGGTTGTTCTATCCATGCCTTTTGTGGCCCCTGCAACCCCCCTATGGATATTTCCACCTCCAATAACAATAGCGATTTCAACGCCCATGTCATAAAGGGCCTTAATTTCTTTACATAGTTTTTCTAGAATTTCTTGTGAAATTCCAGATTTATCTGTTCCCGCCAAGGCCTCCCCTGACAATTTCAGTAAAACTCTCTTATATTTCATGACATCACCCTATTTTGAGGGTCGAAGATAAATCGCAAAATCGAGTATCCGCGACCATTTTTACTGCACAAAAAAAAGGGGCCGTACGGCCCCTTTAATTTAAGTTTTTCGATCTTATTGTTGAGCAGTCATTTTGGCAACTTCATCTGCCAAATTGTCCTCTTTCTTTTCAATTCCTTCACCAAGATTGTAGCGAACAAATCTTCTTACAGAAAGTTTCTCTCCAATTTTTAGAGTTGCTTCATTTATCAACTCTCCAACTGTCATTTCAGGATTTTTCACAAAATCTTGCTCCAGCAAGCAGACTTCTTTAGCAAGTTTAGAAAGTTTTCCCTCAACAATTTTCGGAATCATATTCTCAGGTTTTCCTTGCTCTTTCAATTGACCAGCATAGATCTCTGCTTCTTTCTTTTTAAAATTCTCGTCAATATCATCTGCATTGATAAACTTAGGATCTGATGCCGCGATATGCATTGCAATGTCTTTTGCTAAATTCTGGAATTCTTCATTCTTTCCAACAAAATCCGTTTCACAGTTTACTTCTACCATAACTCCGATTTTTCCACCGTGTATATATGAAGCAATTGTTCCTTCGGCCGCAATACGACTCTGTTTTTTTGCAACTGCCGCTAGACCTTTCTTTCTTAAATAGTCTATGGCCTTATCCATATCTCCACCATTTTCAGAGAGGGCCTTCTTGCAGTCCATCATCCCTGCACCAGTTTTTTCTCTTAATTCTTTTACAGCTCCAGCAGTAATTGTCATGATTTTGTCCTTAATTTGATGATTATTTAATATCCTAAAAATTACTCTTCAGTTGATTCTTCTTGTAAGTCGATATCATTTTCATATTTATTAATGATTTCACTTTCCAAAGCAGCATCTCTTTCAGCAAATTCTGCATTTGCATTTCCTCTTGAACCAGCTCCTTCATTCACAGAACTTGCAAAATATTCAGCAAAAAGAGTCACTGATTTAATTGCATCATCATTTCCTGGAACGACATAATCAATTCCTGTCGGATCACAGTTTGTATCTGTAACTGCAATAACCGGAATACCAAGAGTATTAGCTTCTTTAATAGCGATTCTTTCATTACTTGGATCTACAATAAAGATAGCTCCTGGAACTTTTCTCATATCCTTAATCCCACCAATGTTTCTCTCTAACTTTATAACTTCTTTATCTATTTTTGATCTTTCTTTCTTAGTGAGTAAACCAAAGTCTCCAGTTTCTTTCATTTTTTCAACTTTTCTAAGTTTATCAATCGAAAGTGCAATCGTTTTATAGTTTGTAAGCATACCACCAAGCCATCTGTGAGTTACATGAAATGCACCACATTTTTCAGCTGCTTCCCTAACAACACCTGACGCTTGTCTTTTTGTTCCTACGAAAAGAATTGGCTTTCCTTCAGAAGCTGTTTTTTTCATAAAGTTGAATGCTTTTTCAGCAAGTGGAATTGTTTTACCAAGATCAATGATATATATACCATTCCTCTCTCCATAGACATATTTCTTCATCTTAGGATTCCATTTTTGTGTTTGGTGACCAAAATGTGCACCGGCCTTTAGCAATTCTTTCAACTCTAACTTTGCCATCTTTTCTCCTATGGTTGGTTAATCTGATCACACTTGCGAGGCAGTCCTCGACCATCCAAAATAGTGTGATTGTTGGTTAATGTAGCCGTTTTAATAACACAGTGAAACACCTTCGACAAGTCTCATCACCTTTATATTGAGATGAAATA
Proteins encoded:
- a CDS encoding phosphatidate cytidylyltransferase, giving the protein MKSNTQLRIISALVLVSILGVCIYLGSGATLGLILTIGMITLDEFYTNFLAKQRFSKSYFFGQLILIVSFIYVNFFGAEDIYKQYIINFAIFLNLLLIIYLFASDIEKTFIEDLVRKFPIAPSIYVSSSFIALSTIFHFDVWRKLTLILFMINFGMDTGAWFFGKNFGNKKLWPEVSPNKTIEGLIGGMLTSGLTAFIVTFLTFNRSNIQLFVTYCIFGLLSQIGDLIQSKIKRQFSIKDSSSLIPGHGGVYDRIDSLLFVAPFFALFTYGFILSVKP
- the tig gene encoding trigger factor encodes the protein MSYTVENVNGCTKKISFKFEEFDLSGEIEAALKEKRKASNLKGFRKGKAPIDMIKKLYGPQVENDALNRFVQKEFYQAINEEKLTPVGYPSFENLNYEKGESINFDAIVEIFPNVEIKDFSSIEVKKDNVEVTDEEVETSKKSHVQQKAEIKEIDDESRELQNGLFAIMNFEGELQDGSRPDNMKGSDFQLEIGSGQFIPGFEEQMVGMKKGEKKTIEVTFPEDYHAEDLKGALVKFHIELNEIKEKILPEFNDELAKELGHESVEEFEKKTKEMLLSQKERQANEKLHQEILEKLIEIHPFDIPSTMIKQQEEYLKKDLLQTLKYQGFTDTMADEYFSKWADDLTQKATFQVRSGLLLDTLGKDYGVEATDEDLDNKIDETAAMTNSNADEIRKYYKSNENIKKNMLYAIKEEKTFEKIKEKITVI
- the rseP gene encoding RIP metalloprotease RseP produces the protein MTIEMMPVYVERIAIFIMFLCPLVFFHELGHFIFARLFGVRVEVFSIGFGPKIFKWKRSETQYAFSAIPLGGYVKMYGDDPFTMENIPLDQRKYAYTYKTKRERFWVVFGGPLANFILAYILFFGLLFNGEEVPEIRLGVIEQNSLLYEKGFMSGDVINKVNGHGLIYPTDIAVDGTEIIQTMTIIRFGEEIKIPVNMSSKDFLFEFAKYPAFFISPIIFNEKGESYSLKVNGNEIPFELISFYAQLKNVNKVQLFDKNNNKIDEFESTNLRQQLIDKKYFTNDLVIKRSVKGYPAYSAGIEGGDLIYSLNEKRIYGFESFSERVQKLDSSPVDLKVIRNGKMINFKLTPIIEKRGDKDVKVFGISSAAIIVEPNRIKTPPKGFFGSLTGAFLETTKSSTKIFTGIKNLVTGKVSIKSVGGPVAIGKVASDYFHISLTYFFQIMALISVHLGMINLLPIPVLDGGHIMFIVCEIINKGPLSRKKMMMAQQFGLSLLLVLTFVALFNDFNNFF
- the tsf gene encoding translation elongation factor Ts — translated: MTITAGAVKELREKTGAGMMDCKKALSENGGDMDKAIDYLRKKGLAAVAKKQSRIAAEGTIASYIHGGKIGVMVEVNCETDFVGKNEEFQNLAKDIAMHIAASDPKFINADDIDENFKKKEAEIYAGQLKEQGKPENMIPKIVEGKLSKLAKEVCLLEQDFVKNPEMTVGELINEATLKIGEKLSVRRFVRYNLGEGIEKKEDNLADEVAKMTAQQ
- a CDS encoding UMP kinase → MKYKRVLLKLSGEALAGTDKSGISQEILEKLCKEIKALYDMGVEIAIVIGGGNIHRGVAGATKGMDRTTSDHMGMLATVINALALQDGLERYDVHTRVLTAIEMKEIAEPYIRRRAVRHLEKRRVVIFAAGTGNPYFTTDTAAALRANEIDADVIMKATKVDGIYDRDPMIHQNAKKFDQLKFIEVLNKEIKVMDSTAITLCMDNGIDIIVFDMFAQGNMQKVVIGDKIGTIVTNKLISEGSENA
- the pssA gene encoding CDP-diacylglycerol--serine O-phosphatidyltransferase, which translates into the protein MNSPSEELADQDSRTKKSKLVFFLPNIFTALNMACGFMSILLGLKGSYYYASIILILGSIFDSVDGRIARLTGTQSHFGEEFDSISDVISFGVAPSLIIYHQFLKPLGRIGILVAFIYLLCGALRLARFNANISKVDSNYFQGLPIPSAAIAIIGLVLLTTEFPILLKYNIPVAIYVFIYSILMITSFPFPSFKNSEWVRKHKKQTFAIILFVMCLTAIYETFTFILFINLYVVGSVIYFLFHRGELSDVLRWEN
- the rpsB gene encoding 30S ribosomal protein S2 — encoded protein: MAKLELKELLKAGAHFGHQTQKWNPKMKKYVYGERNGIYIIDLGKTIPLAEKAFNFMKKTASEGKPILFVGTKRQASGVVREAAEKCGAFHVTHRWLGGMLTNYKTIALSIDKLRKVEKMKETGDFGLLTKKERSKIDKEVIKLERNIGGIKDMRKVPGAIFIVDPSNERIAIKEANTLGIPVIAVTDTNCDPTGIDYVVPGNDDAIKSVTLFAEYFASSVNEGAGSRGNANAEFAERDAALESEIINKYENDIDLQEESTEE
- the uppS gene encoding di-trans,poly-cis-decaprenylcistransferase → MDNKNNYFAVPKHVAIIMDGNGRWAQSRAHERVWGHVRGSAIVTEIVEEASNLKLDSLTLYAFSTENWSRPYLEVTTLFKLLKKFLNKERNKILSNQIRFRVMGDISRLPSETQKLIKDLEDSTRDFNGLKLTFAFNYGGRKEIIDAINSFIVKNPNKLITEDQLQKYLYQPELKEIDLLIRTGGDQRVSNFLIWQIAYSELYFTETQWPDFGANEFRKIIQYVSQRERRFGTIGPCDGLLSSRELAKKTKTDLSELTKV
- the frr gene encoding ribosome recycling factor, whose translation is MLDKIKSDLNESMGKSIDSLKFQLTKVRTGRASAAVLDGVKVDYYGSATPIVQVGQVSSPEARLLQIQPFDKTMIPEIERSIINANLGLTPSNDGNLIRIPFPALTEERRKEQVRDVKKIGEDARVAIRNSRRDENERVKKAEKAKEVSEDESKKLQTEIQKITDDFIKKVDEIINAKEKEILTV
- the truA gene encoding tRNA pseudouridine(38-40) synthase TruA, which produces MKFFKKLCISYNGQNYFGWQNQPDCPTIQGELDRVLCCIFKTDTVKSIGSGRTDAKVHALGQIVRIQVPFFIEDIALLKALNSLLPDDIQVLSVCDSNEEFHPIFQAKKKLYRYMLYSGSVDPFYNHYLTHINYKLDFELLKLACECFKGEHDFRNFQCTGTPVKSTLRTIYSVKVGEIEYCHPIDLDKKLSVISLEFEGNGFLKQMVRAISGAIISVGRGKLELEELMHYINVEKIGHCAPIAQPQGLYLVNVSY